A single Prevotella sp. E15-22 DNA region contains:
- a CDS encoding ABC transporter permease yields MKTIRLLYQIGLRELLILKRNRVYGFCMVVFPLMVMVFFTSLMDDGLPTEMPVGVVDLDNTSTSRSLTHRLDAFQMSRVVAHYPSVTEARRAIQKNEIYAFFYIPKGTTSDLLASRQPKVSFYYSYTTLASGALLMKDLKTISTLGSAAVGQATMRAKGYTDSQIQTFLQPIKIDLHQIANPWTSYNSYLSTMLVPGMIMLFIFLISAYSLGTELKFGTSKEWLELADNRIVVALVGKFLPQTLIWLAIVYGYEFYVFYVLHFPHLGSPWMLLLLGFMQVLAAQGFGIFIFGLMPSLRMSMSVCSLWAVLSFSMVGSAFPVMGMDGPLQSLSWLFPLRHYYMVYQISVFNGFPLLEAWFHFAGLAAFTLLPWLVIRKIKNAMLTYVYIP; encoded by the coding sequence TTGAAGACGATTCGATTATTATATCAGATAGGTTTGCGTGAATTGTTGATTCTTAAGCGCAACCGTGTCTATGGGTTTTGTATGGTGGTATTCCCACTCATGGTGATGGTTTTCTTTACCTCACTGATGGATGATGGACTGCCAACAGAGATGCCTGTAGGCGTGGTGGACTTGGATAATACGTCGACATCGCGTTCGTTGACTCATCGTCTTGATGCTTTTCAAATGTCACGAGTAGTTGCCCATTATCCAAGTGTGACGGAAGCTCGAAGGGCGATTCAGAAGAATGAAATATATGCATTTTTCTATATTCCCAAAGGAACGACCAGTGATTTGCTGGCTAGTCGTCAGCCTAAGGTGTCGTTTTATTACTCGTATACGACGCTAGCATCCGGTGCTTTGCTGATGAAGGATCTAAAGACCATTTCAACGTTAGGGTCTGCTGCCGTCGGTCAAGCCACTATGCGTGCGAAGGGCTATACAGATAGTCAGATTCAAACGTTCTTGCAGCCTATCAAGATAGACTTACATCAGATAGCTAATCCATGGACAAGCTATAATTCTTATCTGTCAACGATGTTGGTGCCAGGAATGATAATGCTGTTTATATTTCTTATATCGGCCTATTCTTTGGGTACAGAGTTAAAGTTCGGTACATCGAAGGAATGGCTCGAGTTGGCGGATAATCGCATTGTGGTGGCTTTGGTAGGTAAGTTCCTGCCCCAAACGCTCATATGGCTAGCGATTGTCTACGGCTATGAGTTTTACGTCTTTTATGTGCTTCACTTCCCCCATCTGGGTAGTCCTTGGATGCTCTTGTTGCTGGGTTTTATGCAGGTGTTAGCAGCTCAGGGTTTCGGTATCTTTATCTTTGGTTTGATGCCTTCGTTACGTATGTCGATGAGTGTTTGTTCTCTGTGGGCAGTACTCAGTTTCTCAATGGTAGGCTCTGCTTTCCCAGTGATGGGTATGGACGGTCCGTTACAGTCGCTCTCATGGCTGTTTCCCCTACGTCATTACTATATGGTTTACCAGATATCGGTTTTTAATGGCTTCCCGCTTCTTGAGGCATGGTTCCATTTTGCTGGACTGGCAGCCTTTACATTGTTGCCTTGGCTGGTAATAAGGAAAATTAAGAATGCAATGCTGACTTATGTCTACATACCATAA
- a CDS encoding HlyD family secretion protein: MSNQAKKQHHNILYAIMGFAGVVIVVALIGFFVLGRDPELIQGQVEVSEYRVSSKVPGRILELRVKEGDYVHAGDTLAILDCPEVKAKMQQAQGAEGAAAAIEKMAKNGARKEQVQGAFQLLQQAKAGLEIAEKSYNRVQRLFDEGVMSAQKRDEALAMFKASEAQVKAAQSQYDMAVNGARQEERLAAQAQLDRAKGAVQEVNAYVGETVQIAQMDGEVSSIYPKIGELVGTGSPIMTISMMNDLWGTFNVREDQLNGMQVGTEFSAYVPAFDKEVKMKVYHMKDQGSYAVWKATKANGQYDLKTFEVKARPTETLEGLRPGMSLIIR; encoded by the coding sequence ATGAGTAATCAAGCAAAAAAACAGCATCATAACATCCTGTATGCCATCATGGGTTTTGCAGGTGTTGTTATTGTAGTGGCACTGATTGGATTCTTTGTCTTGGGTCGTGATCCTGAGTTGATTCAGGGCCAGGTAGAGGTCTCGGAATATAGAGTGTCAAGTAAGGTGCCTGGTCGTATTTTGGAACTTAGAGTCAAAGAGGGTGATTATGTACATGCCGGTGATACACTAGCTATATTGGATTGCCCCGAAGTGAAAGCTAAGATGCAGCAGGCTCAGGGTGCAGAAGGTGCGGCAGCAGCGATTGAGAAAATGGCAAAGAATGGAGCACGTAAGGAGCAGGTACAAGGCGCCTTCCAGTTGCTACAGCAAGCAAAAGCAGGCTTGGAGATTGCTGAAAAATCATATAATCGTGTGCAACGTCTGTTTGACGAGGGTGTGATGAGTGCTCAGAAACGTGACGAGGCTTTGGCTATGTTCAAAGCCTCTGAGGCACAGGTGAAAGCTGCACAGAGTCAGTATGATATGGCTGTAAATGGCGCTCGTCAAGAAGAGAGATTGGCTGCTCAGGCTCAGTTGGATCGCGCCAAGGGCGCAGTCCAAGAGGTTAATGCCTATGTCGGTGAAACGGTTCAAATAGCTCAGATGGACGGTGAGGTAAGTAGTATCTATCCCAAAATCGGTGAGCTGGTAGGAACAGGTAGCCCAATCATGACAATCTCGATGATGAATGATCTTTGGGGAACCTTTAATGTTCGCGAAGACCAATTGAATGGGATGCAGGTGGGTACGGAGTTTTCTGCCTATGTGCCTGCATTTGATAAGGAGGTGAAGATGAAGGTCTACCATATGAAGGACCAGGGATCGTATGCTGTGTGGAAGGCTACAAAAGCTAATGGCCAATATGATTTGAAGACATTCGAAGTCAAGGCCCGCCCAACAGAGACTCTTGAGGGCCTGCGTCCAGGTATGTCGCTGATAATAAGATAA
- a CDS encoding TolC family protein: protein MKKYIAFGLLLFAVGIQNIGAQQMLCLDSCRAMALRNNKQMGVSQLKQEVAVNLRKSARTKYLPHVSAIGSYQFTSEEVSLLNNEQKSSLSNLGTTMAGSLQGLGNGLNSAMAQIGSMLTQLGVPAASFQEMAGNLQQNMQQGITNTAGLLNTEGQKIVDAFRTDTRNIFAGSVLVTQPVFMGGGIVALNKLADINEDFAANSAAARRQAVVYATDQAYWQVVSLKHKQRLAESYLSLIKKFDGDVQKMIVEGVATKSDGLSVSVKVNEAEMTLQRVNDGLVLSKMLLCQMIGLPMNEQITLVDEDSEDLAVVTLKPQLDVERAIENRPELKMLSNTVDMTKQTTNILKAANLPQVALMGGYAVSNPNVLNGFEKKFGGFWNVGVLVRVPLWNWGDVAYKVRASKGATAIAHLELAEAREKIELQVNQNTFKVDESNKRLAMAQTGIERANENLRTANLGFSEGVISPTVVMEAQTAWLQAQSQLIDAQIAVKLSQVELQKALGALEYGN, encoded by the coding sequence ATGAAGAAATACATTGCTTTTGGCCTTCTGCTTTTTGCCGTTGGTATACAGAATATCGGAGCACAGCAGATGCTTTGCTTGGATAGCTGTAGGGCTATGGCTCTGCGTAACAATAAGCAAATGGGTGTTTCACAATTGAAACAGGAGGTGGCCGTTAACTTGAGAAAATCGGCACGTACAAAGTACCTGCCTCATGTCAGCGCTATTGGCTCGTATCAGTTTACTAGTGAGGAAGTGTCATTGCTTAATAATGAACAGAAGTCCTCGCTAAGCAACCTTGGTACTACGATGGCAGGTAGCCTTCAGGGCTTAGGTAACGGTCTGAACAGTGCGATGGCCCAGATAGGAAGTATGCTAACTCAACTGGGAGTGCCTGCTGCGTCATTTCAGGAAATGGCAGGTAATCTTCAGCAGAATATGCAGCAGGGCATCACTAATACGGCAGGATTGCTGAATACGGAGGGACAGAAGATTGTTGATGCTTTTCGTACGGATACAAGAAATATTTTTGCCGGGTCGGTTCTGGTGACACAGCCTGTCTTTATGGGAGGTGGTATCGTTGCATTAAACAAACTAGCGGATATCAATGAGGATTTTGCTGCTAATTCTGCTGCCGCTCGCCGTCAGGCTGTTGTTTATGCTACGGATCAGGCTTATTGGCAGGTGGTATCTTTGAAGCATAAGCAGCGATTAGCCGAAAGTTATTTGTCTTTGATTAAGAAATTTGATGGTGATGTCCAAAAGATGATAGTCGAGGGTGTAGCCACAAAGAGTGATGGCTTGAGCGTTAGTGTGAAAGTTAATGAGGCTGAGATGACTCTGCAGCGTGTGAACGATGGCTTGGTGCTGTCGAAGATGCTCCTTTGCCAGATGATTGGATTGCCTATGAACGAACAGATTACACTGGTTGACGAGGATTCTGAAGATTTGGCTGTCGTTACGTTGAAGCCCCAATTGGATGTGGAGCGGGCTATTGAAAATCGTCCAGAACTGAAAATGCTCAGCAATACAGTTGATATGACTAAGCAGACTACGAATATCTTGAAGGCGGCAAATTTACCTCAAGTAGCACTGATGGGCGGTTATGCTGTAAGTAATCCAAATGTACTAAATGGTTTTGAGAAGAAATTTGGTGGTTTTTGGAATGTTGGCGTCTTGGTGCGCGTTCCGCTGTGGAATTGGGGAGATGTGGCTTATAAGGTACGTGCTTCGAAGGGGGCCACGGCCATTGCACATCTTGAACTAGCAGAGGCTCGTGAGAAAATTGAGTTGCAGGTGAACCAGAATACTTTCAAAGTGGACGAGTCGAACAAACGCTTGGCAATGGCACAGACAGGCATTGAACGTGCTAACGAGAATCTGCGTACTGCTAATTTAGGTTTTAGTGAAGGCGTTATCTCGCCGACAGTTGTGATGGAGGCTCAGACGGCTTGGTTGCAAGCTCAGTCACAACTTATCGACGCGCAGATAGCTGTTAAACTCAGTCAGGTGGAGTTGCAGAAGGCACTTGGTGCTTTGGAATATGGTAATTGA
- a CDS encoding DUF4492 domain-containing protein: protein MTKNGFLYRAFNLYYEGFRNMTLGRTLWVIVLIKLFIIFVILKIFFFPNYLKEHTPDGGESEYVANELIERAS, encoded by the coding sequence ATGACTAAAAATGGTTTTTTGTACCGTGCCTTCAACCTGTACTACGAAGGTTTCCGCAATATGACACTGGGGAGAACCCTTTGGGTCATAGTCCTCATCAAGCTCTTTATTATCTTCGTCATCCTTAAAATATTCTTTTTCCCAAACTATTTAAAAGAACACACACCCGATGGAGGAGAATCAGAATATGTAGCCAACGAGTTGATAGAACGAGCATCGTAA
- a CDS encoding cytochrome ubiquinol oxidase subunit I, producing the protein MTNLFLSIDAGTIDWSRAQFALTAIYHWLFVPLTLGLAIIMGIAETIYYRKRTSFWKETTQFWQRLFGVNFAMGVATGIILEFEFGTNWSNYSWFVGDIFGAPLAIEGIVAFFMESTFVAVMFFGWKKVSAGFHLASTWLTGAGATISAWWILVANAWMQYPIGCTFNPDTMRNEMTSFFDVALSPFAIDKFCHTVISSWIIGAVFVIAVSCWFLLKKRHVCMAIQSIRIAVVVGLFAALGAGLTGHKSGQTIAQVQPMKLAAMEALHEGGTEQGLKIVEGIEIPYALSMMATNTLDGYVPGINNLLNGYIKNDGTIEPSADEKIHRGKIAIQALANYRKAKADGADEATLAEQLALLETNYQYFGYGYVKDKKDLIPSIPINFWAFRIMVGLGCLFILFFGLIYILIYDIPYLSQICRRLLSAIGLIPETASDKVSGAEAMPRWLCWVAITMVPLAYLASESGWLVAEFGRQPWTIQDMLPTWVAVSDLQSSSIMATFFIFLILFTTMLVIEINILIKQIKKGPAL; encoded by the coding sequence ATGACTAACCTATTTTTAAGTATTGATGCCGGTACCATTGATTGGTCGAGAGCACAATTTGCTCTCACGGCCATCTATCATTGGCTTTTCGTACCACTGACACTCGGATTAGCCATCATCATGGGCATTGCAGAAACCATCTATTACAGAAAGAGAACCAGTTTCTGGAAGGAGACGACCCAATTTTGGCAACGGCTCTTCGGTGTAAACTTTGCCATGGGCGTAGCAACGGGTATTATCCTCGAGTTTGAGTTTGGCACCAACTGGAGCAACTACTCTTGGTTTGTAGGCGACATCTTTGGTGCGCCATTAGCCATTGAGGGTATTGTAGCATTTTTCATGGAGTCAACCTTCGTTGCGGTTATGTTTTTCGGATGGAAGAAAGTTTCAGCAGGATTCCATCTTGCTTCAACATGGCTCACAGGTGCAGGTGCCACGATTTCGGCCTGGTGGATTCTTGTGGCCAATGCATGGATGCAATATCCCATAGGTTGTACTTTCAATCCCGATACGATGCGAAACGAGATGACGTCGTTCTTCGACGTTGCTCTATCACCATTTGCCATCGACAAATTCTGTCACACCGTCATTTCTTCCTGGATCATTGGGGCAGTCTTTGTTATAGCTGTCAGTTGTTGGTTCCTGCTCAAAAAACGTCATGTCTGTATGGCTATTCAAAGTATTAGGATAGCCGTCGTAGTAGGACTTTTTGCAGCTCTTGGAGCAGGTCTTACTGGTCACAAGAGTGGACAAACCATCGCACAGGTACAACCAATGAAACTTGCTGCTATGGAGGCACTCCATGAAGGAGGTACAGAACAGGGATTAAAGATAGTGGAAGGTATCGAAATTCCGTATGCCCTATCAATGATGGCCACCAACACACTTGACGGCTACGTGCCAGGCATCAACAACCTACTTAATGGATATATAAAAAATGATGGAACAATTGAGCCCTCGGCCGACGAGAAAATTCATCGAGGTAAGATTGCCATCCAAGCATTAGCCAATTATCGAAAAGCCAAAGCCGATGGTGCAGACGAAGCCACACTTGCCGAGCAGCTTGCTCTCCTGGAAACAAACTATCAATACTTTGGGTATGGTTACGTCAAAGATAAAAAAGACCTAATTCCATCGATTCCAATTAACTTCTGGGCTTTTCGCATAATGGTAGGTTTAGGCTGTCTATTTATATTGTTCTTTGGACTCATCTATATCCTTATTTACGACATTCCATATCTTTCTCAAATATGCCGTCGATTACTATCTGCCATTGGCTTAATACCCGAGACAGCATCCGACAAAGTATCAGGTGCCGAGGCCATGCCACGATGGCTTTGTTGGGTAGCCATCACTATGGTTCCATTGGCATACCTGGCATCAGAAAGCGGATGGTTAGTAGCCGAGTTTGGCCGTCAGCCATGGACCATACAAGACATGCTGCCTACATGGGTAGCCGTCAGCGACCTCCAGTCATCGAGTATCATGGCAACGTTCTTTATCTTCCTTATTCTCTTCACCACCATGCTGGTGATAGAAATCAACATTCTCATTAAACAAATAAAGAAAGGGCCTGCATTATGA
- a CDS encoding cytochrome d ubiquinol oxidase subunit II, giving the protein MTYTFLQHYWCFIVSLLGAILVFLLFVQGANSIIFSLGDTKQERRLLVNSTGRKWEFTFTTLVTFGGAFFASYPLFYSTSFGGAYWLWMLILFSFVLQAVSYEFQNKIGNIIGTKTFQFFLVLNGIIGPLLLGGAVATFFEGSNFIVEKSNLINDYAVTPVISRWANATHGLDALLNPWILAFGLAVLFLARTLGILYVRNNVADKAIHQRSHKHLLINASIFVVLFVIYLIHLLTKDGYAFDDSGIIFIEPYKYLHNAIDMWYLTLVMLVGIVLVLWGIASDYLKDTKCGIWFAGIGTVLTVTPLLLLSAWNHTAYYPSTADLQSSLTLENSCSSYFTLNTMFWVSLLVPFVLAYIVYAWRKIDSQKIDIEEIEKDEHAY; this is encoded by the coding sequence ATGACATACACATTCCTACAACACTATTGGTGCTTCATCGTATCGCTACTAGGAGCCATATTAGTCTTCTTGCTTTTTGTTCAAGGAGCCAACTCCATCATATTCTCTTTAGGGGACACAAAACAAGAGCGTCGTCTACTTGTCAATTCAACTGGAAGGAAATGGGAGTTTACCTTCACAACGTTGGTAACTTTTGGCGGAGCGTTTTTCGCCTCTTATCCCCTATTCTATTCCACATCGTTTGGTGGCGCATATTGGCTATGGATGCTCATACTTTTCTCGTTTGTCCTGCAAGCCGTAAGCTATGAGTTTCAGAATAAGATTGGAAATATCATAGGTACCAAGACCTTTCAGTTTTTCCTTGTACTAAATGGTATTATCGGACCACTACTCTTAGGCGGTGCCGTAGCAACCTTCTTCGAGGGTTCCAATTTCATCGTCGAAAAGAGTAATCTTATCAACGACTACGCCGTGACACCCGTCATCAGTCGTTGGGCCAATGCCACGCATGGTCTTGATGCTCTGCTCAACCCATGGATACTAGCATTTGGGCTGGCAGTACTTTTCCTTGCTCGTACATTAGGCATTCTCTATGTACGCAACAATGTAGCTGACAAAGCCATCCATCAGCGCAGCCACAAACATTTATTGATTAATGCCTCCATCTTTGTAGTACTCTTTGTAATCTATCTAATTCATCTACTCACTAAGGACGGCTACGCCTTCGACGATAGCGGTATAATTTTTATCGAGCCATACAAGTACCTTCACAATGCCATTGACATGTGGTACCTCACCCTTGTGATGCTCGTCGGAATTGTTCTCGTTCTTTGGGGTATAGCCAGCGACTATCTTAAAGATACCAAATGCGGCATATGGTTCGCTGGTATTGGCACAGTGCTGACTGTTACGCCACTACTGTTGTTGTCAGCCTGGAACCACACCGCCTACTATCCCTCCACGGCCGACCTTCAATCATCACTAACGCTTGAGAACTCCTGCAGCAGTTATTTCACCCTCAACACCATGTTCTGGGTTTCACTCTTGGTGCCTTTTGTTCTGGCTTATATAGTCTATGCATGGCGCAAGATTGACAGCCAAAAGATAGATATTGAAGAGATAGAGAAAGATGAACATGCCTACTAA
- a CDS encoding ATP-binding protein, with amino-acid sequence MINIHLLCAKKWLVGLSCVCLLTSCNHDQVQPARENAVDSLLDELSNTRDFDRMITMVDSLESEGDIREIDANLKRGWAYHKMRKFNKAEEYYNKVLTSNISTVFEQETYEDAAAYLADLYYIKHDYEGALHVAVPLMHQIEERGCQSDDAMILLLTSIGRCQMKLDRVGEAAVTFEKAYQRNLQAIKADSTRSSLRNAIVHTANIGIRFLNAKSFSSANMWLDRTETLLDQLAVRFHGEETFVTEYRARLHIYRAYALESLGRSEEAAAEYDAFTGSVYAKCDDGRFDACEYLIAAHRYDEAADILTDLDRMIGEWDYDLTLDCLQSYFLPKFRANVGAGRHDSAYAVAAQICESLDSAIYWQKHSDAAELATIYDMQQKENTITRQQADIKQARLLAIGIILGLLSLFLIFYILYRRNTMHRLAEKNAELKLANARAKESSEMKSDFIKQISHEIRTPLNILSGFTQVLTSTGMDIDENTRSDINRQITENTNRITGLVNKMLALSDAGSKMVIEQNDDVSPLQIATQAASDAGINEAKRIVFDLQVDDEAKTIMLHTNLQQSVSALSLLLDNALKFTKQGRVTLRVAIQSLASEHNILFTVEDTGIGVPPEEAEHIFEEFVQLDNYYNGTGIGLTIARSIARRLGGDIVLDTSYTEGARFVMSLKA; translated from the coding sequence ATGATAAATATACATCTTTTATGCGCCAAGAAGTGGCTCGTTGGCTTATCGTGTGTGTGTCTGTTGACGTCTTGTAACCATGATCAAGTTCAACCTGCTAGGGAAAATGCTGTTGACAGTTTGCTTGACGAGTTGTCTAACACGCGTGATTTCGATCGCATGATTACGATGGTTGACAGTCTTGAGTCGGAAGGTGATATTCGCGAGATTGATGCGAACCTGAAGCGAGGCTGGGCATATCACAAGATGAGGAAGTTTAATAAGGCTGAGGAGTATTATAATAAGGTGTTAACATCTAATATCTCTACAGTCTTTGAACAGGAGACTTATGAAGATGCTGCTGCTTATTTGGCCGACCTATATTATATTAAGCATGACTATGAGGGTGCACTCCACGTGGCAGTACCATTGATGCATCAAATTGAGGAGCGTGGCTGCCAATCGGATGATGCAATGATTCTGTTGCTCACGTCTATCGGACGTTGTCAGATGAAGTTGGACCGTGTTGGCGAGGCTGCTGTTACTTTTGAAAAAGCATATCAGCGTAATCTACAAGCTATCAAGGCTGACTCTACACGCTCTTCGTTGCGTAATGCTATTGTCCACACGGCCAATATTGGTATACGTTTCCTTAACGCGAAATCGTTCTCATCAGCCAATATGTGGCTCGACCGTACTGAGACGTTACTTGATCAGTTGGCAGTGCGTTTTCACGGTGAGGAGACTTTTGTTACGGAGTATCGGGCACGTCTCCATATCTATCGTGCCTATGCTCTTGAGAGTTTAGGACGTAGCGAGGAAGCTGCTGCCGAATATGATGCTTTCACAGGTTCCGTTTATGCAAAATGTGACGATGGTCGCTTTGATGCTTGTGAATATCTTATTGCGGCTCATCGTTATGATGAGGCTGCCGACATCCTCACAGACCTTGACCGTATGATTGGTGAATGGGACTATGATCTGACACTTGATTGTCTGCAGAGCTATTTCTTGCCGAAGTTCCGTGCTAATGTAGGGGCTGGTCGTCACGACTCTGCTTATGCTGTGGCTGCACAGATTTGCGAGTCGCTCGATTCTGCTATTTATTGGCAGAAGCATAGCGATGCTGCTGAGTTAGCCACGATTTATGATATGCAACAGAAGGAAAACACCATCACTCGCCAGCAGGCCGACATCAAACAGGCTCGTTTGCTCGCCATAGGAATCATTCTGGGCCTTCTTTCATTGTTCCTTATATTCTATATCCTTTATCGTCGTAATACTATGCACCGCTTGGCAGAGAAGAATGCTGAGCTTAAATTGGCCAATGCCCGTGCAAAGGAGTCGTCAGAGATGAAGTCTGACTTTATTAAGCAAATCTCTCATGAGATTCGTACACCATTGAACATCCTTTCTGGTTTCACGCAGGTTCTTACATCAACGGGTATGGATATTGATGAAAACACACGTAGTGATATTAATCGCCAGATAACTGAGAATACGAATCGTATTACGGGACTTGTGAATAAGATGCTGGCACTTAGCGATGCGGGCAGTAAGATGGTTATTGAGCAAAACGACGATGTGTCGCCTTTGCAGATTGCTACACAAGCGGCTAGTGATGCAGGGATTAATGAGGCAAAGCGCATAGTCTTTGATCTTCAGGTTGACGACGAAGCTAAAACAATCATGCTTCATACCAATCTTCAGCAGTCGGTGAGTGCATTGTCGTTGCTGCTTGATAATGCGTTGAAGTTTACGAAACAGGGAAGAGTCACTTTGCGTGTGGCTATTCAGTCGTTGGCTTCAGAACATAACATCTTGTTTACTGTCGAGGATACTGGTATTGGTGTTCCACCAGAGGAGGCAGAACACATCTTTGAAGAATTCGTGCAACTTGATAACTATTACAATGGCACGGGTATTGGTCTTACTATTGCCCGTTCAATAGCCCGTCGATTAGGGGGAGACATCGTGCTCGACACTAGCTATACGGAAGGTGCTCGTTTCGTGATGTCGCTGAAGGCATAA
- a CDS encoding DNA topoisomerase 3: protein MIVCIAEKPSVAKDIARIIGATTSHDGYMEGNGYQVTWTFGHLCELKMPEDYTPVWKSWSLSALPMIPPKFGIRLKDDEGIKKQFATIERLMSKADSIINCGDAGQEGELIQRWVMQKAQAKCPVQRLWISSMTDEAIREGFANLKDQNQYQSLYLAGLSRAVGDWLLGINCTRLYTIKYGQNRQVLSIGRVQTPTLALIVNRQKEIDNFKPEPYWVLATVYRDTTFTATSGKFTSKEEGEQAFATIEGKPFEVTKVEKKNGKEVPPSLYDLTSLQVDCNKKYGFSAEMTLNLIQQLYEQKLTTYPRVDTTFLPDDVYGKCPQTMNGLFQVKFAGQSPYAELVRPLGGKPLLKSKKVFDSSKVTDHHAIIPTGIVPQNLTDLQRKVYDLIARRFIAVFYPDCKFAQTTVLGEVRSAATESQPTEQTVEFKVTGRTILDAGWRAVYAKDTQTDDEDKKPDEEERTLPDFQKGEKGPHTPTLTEKMTTPPKFYTEATLLRAMETAGKLVEDEELRRAMKENGIGRPSTRAAIIETLFKRRYIKKERKNLVATPTGIELIDLIREELLKSAELTGIWEKKLRDIEAEKYDPKQFLDELKQQVSDIVMQVMGDQSNRRVPIEVEQPKADNKSKAKGETKKPRTSRKKKTEQSAAPTDPLIGKPCPVCGQGTIIKGKTAYGCSRWKEGCTFRQPIEDK from the coding sequence ATGATTGTATGCATTGCAGAGAAGCCAAGCGTTGCAAAAGACATTGCAAGAATTATCGGTGCAACGACCTCGCACGACGGCTATATGGAGGGCAATGGCTACCAAGTGACATGGACTTTTGGTCACCTGTGTGAGTTAAAAATGCCCGAAGACTACACACCCGTTTGGAAATCGTGGAGTCTGTCGGCACTGCCAATGATTCCACCCAAGTTCGGCATCCGACTAAAGGATGACGAAGGCATCAAGAAGCAGTTTGCCACCATTGAACGACTGATGTCGAAAGCCGACAGCATCATCAACTGCGGTGACGCCGGTCAGGAAGGTGAACTTATTCAGCGTTGGGTGATGCAGAAAGCACAAGCAAAATGTCCTGTTCAACGTCTTTGGATTTCATCCATGACCGATGAGGCTATACGCGAAGGTTTTGCTAATCTGAAAGATCAGAATCAATATCAGTCGCTATATCTTGCAGGACTCTCACGTGCCGTTGGCGATTGGCTTTTAGGAATTAACTGCACGCGCCTATATACTATTAAATATGGTCAGAACCGACAGGTACTGAGTATCGGTCGTGTTCAAACCCCTACCCTGGCACTCATCGTCAACCGCCAAAAGGAGATTGACAATTTTAAACCAGAGCCATATTGGGTGCTGGCCACTGTATATCGTGACACGACATTCACAGCCACCTCTGGGAAATTCACATCAAAAGAAGAAGGCGAGCAGGCCTTTGCCACCATTGAAGGGAAGCCCTTCGAAGTAACAAAAGTTGAGAAGAAGAACGGCAAAGAGGTGCCACCATCACTCTACGACCTAACCTCATTACAGGTAGATTGCAACAAAAAATACGGTTTCTCTGCAGAGATGACGCTGAACCTTATTCAGCAGCTCTACGAGCAGAAGTTGACCACTTATCCTCGTGTGGACACAACCTTCCTTCCTGATGACGTCTACGGCAAATGTCCACAAACCATGAACGGACTCTTCCAAGTAAAGTTTGCAGGACAGTCGCCTTATGCAGAGTTAGTACGCCCTTTGGGCGGCAAACCACTGCTCAAGTCAAAGAAAGTATTCGACTCTTCGAAGGTCACCGATCACCATGCCATTATTCCCACAGGCATTGTGCCCCAGAACCTCACCGATTTGCAGCGCAAGGTGTACGACCTCATTGCGCGAAGATTTATCGCGGTCTTCTATCCTGATTGCAAGTTTGCACAGACAACGGTATTAGGAGAAGTTCGTTCTGCAGCAACAGAGTCGCAACCCACAGAGCAAACCGTCGAGTTCAAGGTAACCGGCCGTACCATTCTGGATGCCGGTTGGCGTGCTGTCTATGCCAAAGACACGCAAACCGACGACGAGGACAAAAAGCCCGATGAAGAGGAGCGCACACTACCCGATTTCCAGAAAGGCGAGAAAGGACCACACACGCCAACCCTGACCGAAAAGATGACTACACCTCCAAAGTTCTATACAGAGGCCACTCTGCTGCGCGCCATGGAAACAGCAGGAAAACTGGTTGAGGACGAAGAGTTGCGCCGTGCCATGAAAGAGAACGGTATCGGTAGACCATCAACACGAGCTGCCATTATCGAGACCCTCTTCAAACGCCGCTATATTAAAAAGGAACGCAAAAACCTGGTAGCAACGCCCACAGGCATAGAACTCATTGACTTAATTCGCGAGGAGCTCCTCAAAAGCGCCGAATTAACAGGTATCTGGGAAAAGAAACTGCGCGACATCGAAGCTGAGAAATACGATCCAAAACAGTTCCTTGATGAACTGAAACAACAGGTAAGTGATATCGTGATGCAGGTGATGGGCGACCAAAGCAATCGTCGAGTACCAATAGAGGTGGAACAGCCCAAGGCTGACAACAAATCTAAAGCCAAAGGTGAGACAAAAAAGCCAAGAACATCACGCAAAAAAAAGACGGAGCAATCAGCCGCGCCCACCGATCCTCTGATAGGAAAGCCCTGTCCCGTATGCGGTCAAGGCACTATTATCAAAGGTAAAACAGCCTATGGCTGCTCACGCTGGAAAGAAGGATGTACGTTCCGTCAACCGATAGAAGATAAATAA